TGCGCGCTGAATTGAGCTCGCGCTGATGAGCTAAGGTGTCGTGTATGTGCAGCAGGGAACAACTTGAAGTTGTCCCATTTCGATATCCTCCACGCCTCTGCGACGGTAACGAAGAGGAGGATACCGAATAAACATCGCATTGCCACGCGTCGTGGCAGGCTAACTAGCTCATTACATTTGTTTGTTTGGAGATTCGTGTAGAAAACCCTACAACTTAGCAACGAAAGTCGGTGTGTTGGTCATTATGAGCGCCACTGTCTATTGCGATATATCCTTCTTGCTACCATTTGACATGCAATTCACATCACTCAGACCTGTACTTCTGTATTAGTTGTTCTGCCCGCTCCCAGTTAATCACTTTGAACCAGGCATCGGTGTACTTTGACTTGTCATTGCGGTAGTCAATGTAGTAGGCATGTTCCCAGACATCTGAGAATATCGGTGCATTTCCATCTCTTGCACTTACCTATCACCAAAACTGGCTTCACCATCCAGAGCCTTATAGGGTTGTCTGCGTCTTTCGTGGCAGCAAGTTTTAGTGTGTCGGTAACCCGGTCGTACGTCGCCCAGACCCATCCGCTTCCGAAGTGAGCTGCATTGTTATTGGTGGGCATAAAACGGATATTACCCGTCGCCATTTGCGTTATCTGCTGCTTTAGGGCCTCGTGTGATCCGAATGTCTTGTTTATAAGCTCATTCGTCATTGGCGCATCGGCTATACTTCCGTTTGGCGACATTCCGAGCCAGTAGAAATCGTGGTTCCATACTTGAGCCGCCATGTTGTACACTGTACCCTGCGCTGTTTCCAA
This genomic stretch from Babesia bigemina genome assembly Bbig001, chromosome : III harbors:
- a CDS encoding Fe,Mn superoxide dismutase, putative, which encodes MYVRILRTHITSTKALNALEPHISEETIRYHYLKHHAGYVKKLNELAVKQPEIATKTLDELLETAQGTVYNMAAQVWNHDFYWLGMSPNGSIADAPMTNELINKTFGSHEALKQQITQMATGNIRFMPTNNNAAHFGSGWVWATYDRVTDTLKLAATKDADNPIRLWMVKPVLVIDVWEHAYYIDYRNDKSKYTDAWFKVINWERAEQLIQKYRSE